From Halorientalis litorea:
GCCGCGTCGAGTTTTTCCTCGTCGACGCTGTCTCCGCCGTCACCGCCCAAGCCGAGGGCGTTCGTGAGCGTGTCCACGATACCCCCGTTGTCGTTGCGCCCACCGCCCGGCCCCCCCGCAATTCCCGCCGGTCCCTGACCGAGGTTCTCCAGTTCCGGGAGGACGCTCGGGAGGTCGCTAGTGTCTGCGACCAGGGTCGCCCTGTCGGGGTCGTCCGGGTGTTCTATCTCGAACTCGACTGCCGTCATGACGAGGCCCCACTGCTGGTTGTCGAACCGTGACTGTGTGACGCGCTCGGCGAACTCTTGGTCGACGGTCATTCGGTCGCCGACGATGCGGTCGGTCCAGCGGTCGGTCATACGTCGGCGTAGGTACCCCTCCGGTATCAGCGTTGTCCGAGAACGAAACGACGATAGACGGCGAGACGTGCCACCCCCAGTGGCATGGGTCCCCACCCATAGTCGCGTCCCCACGTCGCGGCCCGCAATGCACCTCGGTTCTGAGCCCCACCCCAGTACCGAAGTAGCGAATAGTTGTAATCACCCCTAGGGGGCTGATGTTTTCGCCGGTCATTCACGGTTGTTTAAGACAGATACTGCTGTCGACCGTCACGAGCTTACACACGGACCGGCGAGAAACTGGGTTTTCAGGTCGACAAAAAACAGATGGCGGGTTACAGTTCGCCGAGGTCGACGGACTCGTCGCCGTCCAGCACGTGTACGTCGGCGTCGCTTCCGGTTCCAGCGACTTCGTTCACGAAGTCCTGCACGTCGATTTCGATGGGCGGGAACGTGTCGTAGTGCATCGGGAACGCGTGGTCGGCGTCGACCCAGTCGACGGCGATAGCCGCCTGCATCGGCCCCATCGTGAAGTGGTCACCACAGGGGACGGCGACGGCGTCGGGTTCGAGGTACGGGCCGATGACGTCGCGCATCTCGGTCATCAGGCTCGTGTCGCCCGCGTGGTAGAACGCCGTCGAGTCCTCGTCGCTGACCTGCGTGGGCTTGGTGTCGCTGATGACGTAGCCAGCGGGGACGCCGGCGTCGTGTTCGTAGCCCGTGTTGATGCCGTTGGTGTGCTGGGCCTGATGCATCGTCACGTAGGCGTCGCCACACTCGATGGTCCCGCCGAGGTTCATCCCGATGGTGTCGTCGGCACCGTGTTCGTCCTCGATGAATCCGGTCAACTCGGGTGTGCCGACGATGGTCGCGTCGGTGAACTCGCCGGCGTGGGCGATGTGGTCGGCGTGCCCGTGTGTCAACAGCACGTAGTCCGGGGCGTCCACGTCACTCGGGTCCAGCGACGTGTGTGGGTTGTCGAAGAATGGGTCGATGAGCAGGTCCGTGTCGCCGACTGTGACGTACCACGTCGAGTGGCCGTGCCAAGTGAGTTCCATAGCATCCCGTGGTTCGTCCGTGGACCACTTAATGATACGTGGACAGCGTGACCCGATGGGTACCCGTCAGGTCTGTCAAACTGCCGTACGGAGATGATAGGAGACGTGTAAACGCTTATCCGTATCCGTCGTGTCCCGAAGGTCATGAAGCGAGTTCGGTTCCGCGACACGGCCGGGAACGTCCGCGGCGGCCGCTGGACCGTCGAGGACGGCGAGGAACGCGTCACTGCGGCGGCAGGTCCCTACGGGCGCATCTCCTTCGGTGACGAGACGTTCTCACCGGCGGAAGTCGAGATTCTGCCACCGTGTGAACCCACGAAAATCGTCTGCGTCGGCCTGAACTACGCGGACCACGCCGACGAGCAAGGCAAGGAGATACCGGACCGCCCCCTCCTGTTCCTGAAGCCGCCGAACACCGTCGCCAGCCACGGCCAACACGTCACCCTCCCTGCGGGCAAGGAGCGACTCGACCACGAGGCGGAACTGGGCGTCGTCATCGGCGAGCGGTGTAAGGACGTGAGCGCGTCGGCCGCCACCGACGTCATCTCGGGGTACACCTGTGTCAACGACCTCTCGAACCGCGACGACCAGCGCGTCGAACAAAACTGGGTCCGCGGCAAGGCCTTCGACAACGCCGCCCCCATCGGCCCGCTCATCGCCACGCCGGAACACGTCCCCGAGGACGCGACCATCGAGTGCCGAGTCAACGGCGAGACCACCCAGTCGTCGTCCCGCGACCAATTCATCTTCTCGGTGCCGGAACTCATCGAAGAGATTACGACGTACATGACCCTCGAACCCGGCGACATCGTATCGACGGGGACACCCGCCGGCGTCAGCCCCCTCTCAGACGGCGACGAAGTGGAAGTCGAAATCGAAGGCATCGGCACGCTCCGCCACACCGTCGAGATTCCCTGACTGGCTCCGTCCCCGGACAGCAAGACATAAGTTTAGGTTCACCTAATCCCGGACAACCATGGAGTTGTCCCGCCGGGACGCGCTCGTCGCGCTGGCCAGCGCGGGCATCGCCGTCGGTGGCATCGCCACGCTGTCGGCCGACCGGGACCCCCCTGCCGTCGCGGACGATGGTCCCGACGCCGAGGCGATTCTCTCGACGCTCACCACGGTCGCAGGCGTCGTCTACCCCTCCGCTGTCGCGAACGTGGACACGTTCGTCGAGTCCTACGCGGCCGAACGGCTCCGTCGCCGTCCCGCGTACCGCGAAGGGGCACGGGCGACCGTTTCGGACCTCGACGACTACGTCGCCGTCCACACCGACAGCGAGCGGTACGCCGACTTGGACACAGCCACCGCAGAAGCCATCCTCCACCGCCTCGGCGTCGATTCGGCCGCCCCGGAGCGGGCGGGGTCGATTTCCGGTCGCGTCCGTTACTATCTGGTCAACGACTTGCTGTTCGCGCTCTACGCCTCGCCGACCGGCGGCGAACTCGTCGGCATCGAGAACCCACAGGGCCACCCCGGCGGGCGGACCCACAGTAGGAGGCCGGAATGACCGACCGCACGCCGAGCGAGCGCGCGGACGCTTGCGTGGTCGGGTCGGGACCGGCGGGCGCGCTCGTCGCCCACCGACTCGCCAGCGATGGCTACGACGTGGTGGTCCTCGAAGCGGGGCCGCGCTTCTCCCGTGACAGCCGCGAGGAGCGGATGGAGCGTGCCGTCCGGCCGGTCGACGGCGACCCCGACGTGTGGGACGTCGGCGGCGAACGCGACGCCTACAGGTCGACCGGCCGTCGGTTCTACCCGCTGAACGCCGCCCGCGTCAAGGGCGTCGGCGGGACGACGCTCCACTGGCAGGGGATGGTGATGCGGTACCACGAGGCCGACTTCGAGCGGACGACGCCCGACGGCGCGACGTGGCCCATCGACTACGCCGACCTCAGGCCGTACTACGCCGAGGCGGAGGCGGCGTTGGGCGTCGCTGGGGCGAGCGACAACCCGTTCGCGCCGCCCCGCGAGGAGCCGTACCCGCTCCCGCCGTTCGAGCCGTCGTACAGCGACTCCCTGTTCGCCGAGGCCTGCGAGCGACTGGGGGTCGTGACCCACTCCGTCCCCAACGCCCGCAACTCTGAGGGCTACGACGGCCGGTCGGCCTGCGTCGGCTACGGCACCTGCCAACCGGTCTGTCCCTCCGGCGCGAAGTACGACGCGAGCGTCCACGTTCGGAAGGCCGAGAACGAGGGTGCCCGGGTCGTCGACCGAGCGCCCGTCCAGCGACTCGAAACCGACGGTGACGGCCGCGTCGAGACGGCCGTCTACGCCACGCCGGACGGGGCCGAACACCGCCAGACGGCACGCCAGTTCGTGCTGGCCTGTGGCGGCGTCGAGACGCCGCGGCTCCTCCTGCTCTCACAGTCGTCGGACCACCCCGACGGCCTCGCCAACTCCTCGGGTGCGGTGGGCCGGTACTTCATGGACCACTGCTATGCGGGTGCGGACGGCCGACTGGACGAGGAGACACGGCAGAACCACGTCGGGTTCATCACGACCGAATGCCACCAGTTCTACGACGACCCCGGCCGGGCCACGCAGGGCACCGACGGGTCGGTGCCGAGAAGCGACGCCGACCTCTCGCCCATCAAACTGGAGTTCCTGAACTACGCCGGTCCCTCGCCCGTCGAAATGGCTCTGTCGGGCGAGGAGTGGGGCGACGACCTGCGGGACACGTTAGAAGCGGCCTACGGCGACCACGTGGGGATGGGCGGCCTCGTCGGGCAGACGCCGCGACCGGAGAACCGCGTCACGCTCGATACCTCGACGACCGACGACCACGGGAACCCCGTCCCGGACGTGCAGTGGTCACTCGACGCCCGGACCCGCCGGAGCATCGAGCGGGCCAACGAGATACAGACGCGCGTCTTGACGGAGATGGGCGCGCGGGCGGTCAGCACCGTCGGTCCCGACGAAACAGGGCCGGCGTACCACCACATGGGGACGACGCGGATGGGCGAGGACCCCGAGAAGAGCGTCGTGGACGCGCGCCTCCGGACCCACGACGTGGCGAACCTCTCCATCGCGTCCAGCAGCGTGTTCGTCACGAGCGGCGCGCTGAACCCGACGCTGACCATCGCGGCACTTGCGTTGAAAACGGCCGACCACGTCCGTGCGGACCTCTAGACGCCCGACAGCAGGAGACCGGCGTCCACGAGCAGGAGGAGCGCGAGGCCGGACGCGGCGAGGAAGAACGGGCGGCCCTTCCGTGCGGGTTCGCGGAGTTTCCGCTCGGCGAGGCCGTCGCTGATTTTGCTGGTGCCCACCTCGATGACGCCCGCGAGGAGGAACCAGATGACGAGCATCGCGATGACCAGATAGCCGCGTGTCGACCCGGTGAGAGACTCGACGGTGTAGAGGTTCCCCGCGAGGTGCCCACCGGTCAGGAAGAGGACGAGCGCGCTGACCCGCGAGAGCGTCAAGAATCGGCTCACGATGTGGGCGAACGGTTCGTTATCGATGTCGCCACTCCGGGCGATGGGGAGGACACCGTAGGTCACGAACAGGACGCCGCCGGTCCAGACGGCGGCGAACAGCATGTGTACGACGTAGCCGATGGTGATGTCGACCGAAGCCATTGGCGAGTGGTCGGGTGTCCGGGTCTTGAAACGTTCGACTCGTGGTAGCCGTACCGTGTGGGCACGCTTAAGAAGCGCGCGCGGTTTTCCCCGTACATGCAACCACGGGACCTCTCCGCCCACACCGTCTATCGCGCAGGCCGTGGCGTCGAGGAGGTCGCCCGCGACCTCGACCTCGACCCCGACGACCTCGTGAAACTCTCCTCGAACGAGAACGTCCTCGGTCCGAGTCCGAAGGCGGTCGACGCCATCCGCGACCACGCCGACACGGTCCACGTCTACCCGAAGGCCTCTCACACGGACCTCATCGAAGGCCTCGCAGACCGTTGGGACCTCGCGCCCGAGCAGGTCTGGGCCGCCAACGGCGGCGACGGCGTCCTCGACTGTCTCTCCCGCGCACTCCTCCACCCGGAGGAACGCGTCCTCATCCCGAACCCGGGGTTCGCCTACTACGGGATGAGTGCCCGCTACCACCACGGCGAGGTCAGCGAGTACACGCTCGACCGTGCGGACGGGTTCACACAGACGGCCGCGAACGTCCTCGACGAGTACGACGGTGAGCGAATCGTCGTCGTCACCAGCCCCCACAACCCCACCGGGTCCGTGATGCCCCTCGACGAGGTAGAAGCCCTCGCCGAGGCCACCGACGAGGAGACGCTCGTCCTCGTCGACGAAGCGTACGGCGAGTTCACGGACGTGCCGAGCGCGGTGTCGCTCGTCCGCGAACGCGACGACGTGGCCGTCCTGCGAACGTTCTCGAAGGCCTACGGGCTGGCAGGGATGCGGCTCGGCTACGGCCTGATTCCCGCGGACTGGGCCGACGCCTACGGCCGGGTCCACACGCCGTTCGACACGGGGGAACTCGCCTGTCGGGCGGGGCTGGCGGCACTGGCGGACGACGACCACCTCGAACGGAGCGTCGAGATGGTCGAGCGCGCTCGGGAGTACCTCTACGAGGCACTCGACGCGCCGACGTGGGAGAGCCACGGGAACTTCGTCCTCGCAGATGTCGGGGACGGGAGTGCGGTCGCCGAGGCCGCCCAACGCGAGGGCGTCATCGTCCGCGACTGCGGGAGTTTCGGCCTGCCGGACTGCATCCGGGTTACCTGCGGAACCGACGAACAGATGGAACGCGCGGTGTCAGTCCTCAACGAGGTGACCGACGGGTGAGAGTCGCCGTCACCGGGACGCCCGGCACGGGCAAGACCACCGCCACGGACCGCGTCGAGACGGCCCTCAACGTGGTTCACCTCTCGGACGTCATCGACCGCGAGGGCTTGGTCACCGGCACCGACGAGGAACGCGACACCCAAGTCGTCGACGTGGACGCCCTCCGGGAGTGGTTCGAGGGACAGACCGACGTCCTCGTCGAGTCACACCTCGCCCACGAACTCCCGGTCGACCGGGTCGTCGTCCTGCGCTGTCACCCCGAGGAGTTGGAGCGACGCCTCCGAGAGCGCGACGAACCCGCGGCGACGGTCACGGAGAACGCCGAGAGTGAGGCCTTGGACGTGATTCTCTCGGCGGCCGTCGACCGGCACGGACTGGAGCACGTCTACGAAGTGGACGCGACTGACCGCACGCCCGACGAGGTGGCCGCCGAGATAGCGCGTGTGGTCGCGGGCGAGCGCGAACCGAGTGCCGGCGACGTTTCCTACATCGACTACCTATGACGCTCGACCGGTTGCGGCCGCTGGCCGACAAGATGCTCGCGCCGTTCGTGACCGCCGCGGCCCGTCTCGGTCTGACGCCCAACGCGGTGAGCGTCGTCGCGTTCCTGTTGGCAGTCGGCGCGGGCGTCGCGTTCGGGTTCGCGGGCGACGCCGTCGTCTACTACGCCGTCGGTGCCTTCCTCGTGTTCTGTAACGGCTGGTTGGACCTCGTGGACGGCGCGCTGGCCCGACGGTTGGAAATCGAGTCCGACGCCGGTGACCTCCTCGACCACGCGCTGGACCGCTACGCGGACATCGCCATCATCGTCGGTCTCGCGGCCGGTATCGGTCGGTACCCCCTCGGCCTCGCGGCGGTGACGGGCGTGTTGATGACCTCGTATCTCGGCACCCAGTCACAGGCCGTTGGACTGGACCGCGTGTACGGGGGGGTACTCGGCCGTGCGGACAGGCTGGCACTCACGGGGCTGGCGGCCGTCCTCGCGGCGGCGGCCCCCGGCAGCGTGTACGGACTGACCGTCGTCGGGTGGTTGCTCGTCGTGTTCGCCGTCGTCGGGCACCTCACCGCGCTCCAGCGGTTCCGTGGCGCGTTCCGGGCACTCTCCTGACGGCCGACTGGCGTACGATTTATGCCCGGGCGTGGTCAAACGACGGTATGGTCCAGTGTGAGATGTGCGGAGCCGATACGGCCTCGCCGAACACCGTGAAAGTCGAGGGAGCCGAACTCGACGTGTGCGACGACTGTGCCGACTTCGGCACGGAGGTCCGCACCGAGAGCAGTTCGAGTTCCTCGACGAAGTACTCCACGGGCAGTTCCTCCGGGAGCAGTTCGGGGTCAGGGTCGTCCGGGTCCGCGAGTGGGGGGACGAGTTCGGGGTCCGGCGGCGGCCGCCGCAGGGACATGTTCGACGAGATGGACGAAGTCGCTCAAGACTACGACCAGCGCATCCGGACGGCCCGCGAGAGCCGCGGGCTGAGTCAGGAGGAACTCGCCAAGGAACTCAACGAGAAGGCGAGCCTCATCCGGAAACTCGAACAGGGAGACACCCTCCCGAGCGACGGCGTCCAGCAGAAGCTAGAGAGCGAACTCGGCATCACCCTCACCGAGGGTGGGGGCTCCGCGGACGACACGGAGTGGAGCGGCGGCTCCTCGGACGGCGAGTACACGCTCGGCGACGTGGTCCAGCGCAAGGACTCCTGACTCCGTCTCGCAATCTATTTTGCCCGCGGGCGTCGCTCTTCCAGCATGTTCGTTCTCGTCAACCTGAAGGCCTACCCGTGTGACCCGGTCGCCGTCGCGAAAGCGGCCCACGCCGTCGGCGAAGCGACGGGCGTCCGCATCGCCATCGCCCCGCAGGCGGCCCACCTCGCCGCCGTCGCCGAGACCGGCGTCGAGACGTGGGCCCAACACGTCAGTCCCGTCGACCACGGAAGCCACACCGGGTCGACCCTCGCAGAGGCGGCCGCCGACGCCGGTGCGACCGGGACGCTCCTGAACCACTCGGAGAACCGACTCAAACTGGCCGACATCGACGGGAGTCTGGCGGCCGCCGACCGCGCCGGCCTCGAAACGGTCGTGTGTGCGAACAACCCCGCACAGGTCGGTGCCGCCGCGGCACTCGGCCCCGACGCCGTCGCCGTCGAACCCCCCGAACTCATCGGAACCGGGACGCCGGTCAGCAAGGCGGACCCGGACGTGGTTCGAGACGCCGTCGACGCGGCGGCGGCCGCCGACGAGTCCGTCGACGTGTTCTGCGGCGCGGGCATCTCGACCGGTGCGGACGTGACAGCGGCAGAGGAGTTGGGTGCCGGCGGGGTCCTCCTGGCCAGCGGTGTCGCGAAGGCCGAGGACCCGCGGGCGGCACTGGAGAATCTGGTCGAACCGCTCGTCTGAGGAGACGACGACGAGAGCGCGACGGAGAACGCTACTCCTTGACGAACGCCGTCTCGATGTCGGTGACGAGCGCGTCCAGCACCGCGTCGTCGGGCGTCTCCGCGCACTCCTCGGCGACGAGGTCGGCGAGACGGTACTCGTAGTGGCCGCGGCCCACGTGTTCGACGAAGCCGTGCGTGCGGAGCGTCCGGTTGTGGGCGTAGGCCTTCGTCCGGTCGCCCTTGCCGCCGCCGGCGAAGTGGGCGTCGAGTGGTTTCGCCGGCCCTTCCGAGCGGTAGTACCGGAGCATCCCCTGCTCGCGTGGTTGCATCGACTCGACGACACTGCGGAGTTGCTCGGCCACCTCGCGCTGTGCTTCGGTCGGGATGGCGGGTTCGGTCGGCGGGTCCACCGCCTCGGCGACCGTCGCCTCGCCGACGCCGTCGCCCTCGGCGGTGACCGTCGCCATCGCCGCCATCATCTCGTCGTCGCTCGCCGCGTCGTCCTCGGGAGCGGTGCCGTTGCCCGCGTTCGGGGGCGGTGCTGTCTCGCCTCCGGTGACCGCTACATCGTCGGTCTCGGCCGGCGCGTCGTCACGACGGGTCCGCTGGCGTCGCTCGCGCATCCGCTCCTGTTCGGTCTTGCCGGGGTTCGTGCCGTCGACGGTATCGAGCAGGGCGTCGACGAACTGGTCGGCCATCCGACTCATGTCGCGGGCGTCCTGCAGTTCCGTCTCCAACTCCGCGATGCGGGAGTTCTTCTCGTCCAACTGTTCGCGGAGTTCCTGAATCCGGTCCTCGGTCCGCTGTTTCTCGTCGCTTATCTCCTCCAGTTCCGAGACGAGGTCGGAACTGACGGACTTGAGGTCCGGGCGGTCCACGTCTTCGAGGCCGGGTGTCGCGCCGGCGTCGAACGTCTGCTTGCGCTGGAACTTGACCCGCCGGACGCTCTCGGACCAGTCGGTCATCATGAACGCCTCACCGTCGTCCAAGTCCTCGACGGCGTCGGCGTACGTGCCGTCGAGGATGCGTCTGACGACCTTGGTGTCGTTGTTCCACGTCAGTCTGTGCCACACCAACCAGTCGCACTGCGTGATGAAGTCCTTCTTCACGTCGGCGGGTCGCTGGCTGATGCCGACGATGCCGAGGCCGTGTTTGCGCCCGCGCTTCCCGATTTTGATGAGCATCTTCCCGCACTCGCCGACGCTGCCCTTCTCGGGTATCCACTCGTGGCACTCCTCGACCAGCATGAGGAACGGCTGTTTCAGTTTCTTCTCCTTGGCGAACAGTTGTTTGGCGGTTTCGGTCAGGAGTTCGCCAGCCACGTCCTCGTCGAGGAACGAGGACACGTCGAGGATGATGGGGACGTTCTGTTCGAGCGCGAGCGAGGCGATTTTCTCGGCGTGTTCCACCGTCACCTGGATGTCACACTCGTCGTCACCGCCGACGTGGAGTATCTCGTACTCCTCTTTGAGCCCGTAGTACTCGCCGTCGATGTCGACGATGAGGATGCCAAAGCCCGCATCGAGCAGTTTCTCGGCGACGACGCTCGCGGAGTTGGACTTGCCCGACCCGGACTTTCCGGTGATGAAGCCCCGTCCCGTCAGTATCTCGACCACCGGTAGGTCGACGGCCGTGTCGGGTTGACTCCCCAGCGGCGGCCCGTCGCTCAGGTTCGCCACAGTGATACGCTCTGTCTCGTCTCCCATACGTGGCCCAAAGAGGTACCTCTGCACACATAATCGTCAGTCAGCCACCTGTCAGACGAACGGTGACGAACTCGCCCGAACCGATTTGTCCGTCGGCGTCCAAGTCGAAGGCGGAATGCGCCGCTACGAAACCGTCGTCGAGGACGGCACCATCTACATCGACGCGCCGGACGGGCATCTCCCCGTCGGTGACCTCGACACGGTTATCGACGCCGTCGGCGGGCACGCGTGGACCATCTCGTATGCCGACTGGGAACGCGAGCGATACGAGAACATGGACACCTCCGACGCCGGACTGACCGTCGACGTGGTGGACATGATGGAGGCGATGACCCACACCGAGGCGTTCGTCGAGGCACTCGAGACACACCCGGCGGACGCACCCGAGGGAACGGACACGCTCTCGCCGCGACTCGGTCTGTTCGTGGGGAAACTGCTGTCGAACCTCGAAAACGGTCTCGACTGACTACTCGAAGTCGGTGAGGGCCGTCTGACCGGACCGCTCGTCGGTCGTCCGTTCCTGCCCACCGTCCGCGAACTCTCCGAGCGAGCGGTTCTCCCGCGGTTCGTCGCGCCCCCAGCCGTCGAGGTCCGTCTGTTCGCCCGCCGGGAACGAGAGGTTCGACACGCGGACGCCGAGTTTCCGCACCTCTGCCTCCCGGAACTCTTCGAGCAAGTCGAGCGTCACCTCCCGCACGAGGGCAGGGTCCGAGACGGGGCCGGGTAGGGAGTCTGCGCGCGTGTTCACGTCGAACGGCGGCGTCACGACTTTGACGCCGATGGTGCGGTAAATCGCGCCCTCGCGCTCGGCCCGCTCTGCCACGTCCGCGGCGAGTGCCCGAACTCGGTCACGCTTGCGCTCGTGGTCGTCGGTCGCCTCGGTGAATGCCGACTCCCGCGAGAGGCTCTTCGGTTGCCCTTTCGGTTCGACCGACCGGTCGTCCTCGCCGCGGGCGTAGTTCCAGATTTCGCGGCCACGCTCGCCGAACCGCGATTCGAGGGTTTCGGGGTCGGCCGCGGCGAGGTCCCCGGCCGTCTCGATGTCCATCTCCCGGAGTTCGCGGGCCGTCACCGGGCCGACGTTGTGGACCTCGGACACGTCGAGCGGCGCGAGGAAACCGCGTACGTCGCCGGGTTCGACGACCACGAGGCCGTCGGGTTTGTCGTGGTCGCTGGCTATCTTGGCCGCACTCATCGTCGGCGCGACGCCGACGCTGACGGGGATGCCCACCTCGGCACGGATGCGGTCTTTGAGCGTCGCGGCGAATGACTCGGGGTCATCCCACCCGACAGTGTCCGTCACGTCCAGATACGCCTCGTCCACGCTCACCTCGCGGACGGTGTCGGCCGTGTCGTGGAGAATCGCCTTCACCTCGGCGGCGACGGACTCGTAGTAGTCCATGTCCACGGGCCGGTAGTGGCCCGCGTCCGTGGTCTCGGAGTCGGCGGCCGTCCCCGTCGCCTCGTCGGTGGCGTCTCCCGTTCCGGCCGCCCGGGGAAGCAAGTCGAGAGCCTCGGAGATAGCCATCGCGCTCTCGACGCCGTACGCTCGGGCTTCGTAACTGGCCGTCGCCACCGCACCGTGTGTCTCGCCGTCTTCGTATCCCATTCCGACGACGAGGGGTTCGCCCCGCAGTGCCGGCTCCCGGAGGCGTTCGCAGGCCGCGTAGAAACAGTCCGCGTCGACGTGACAGACGACCTGTTGGCGGCCGTCGACTGTCACGCCCGGGAGCCGACTGTCCATGTGCGTCGCTACGCGGCCGCCCTACCTCAAAGTTCCTCCGACACGGCCCGTTGTCACCGCGGCGGCGTACCGCCGCCCGAGAGGAAGCGAGTCGGGCCGTCGATTCGGTCGAGGTTGTCGGCGATGGCGTTCCGCACGGCGTCGCTCGCGCCGTCGTGGAACCCGACGGCGACGACGGACTCGAACGGATGGGCCTCCAGTTGGCTCCGGGCCTCGAACAGGCGACCGTACCCGTCCGACCCCCACGCCACGTCGCTCGCGAAGACCATCTCCCGGAACGTTCGCCCGTAGTTGGCGCGGGCCTTCTCCGAGAGCGTGTCTAGCCGCTGGGCGATACTGGACCCGTCGCGGTGGAGCGCGAGCAGGAGGTCCGTCACGGGATAGGACTGGGCCGCCTCGATTTCGGGCGCGTACGCGCCCTGCACGGCGTCGAGAGTCGGCGGCCCGTCGGCACCCGTCGCAACCTCGTAAGCCAGTATCCGGGGGACGGCACCCTCGTAGAGGTGGGCGACGACGGCGGGTTCGAGGCCGCCCCCGAGCGGCGGTTCGGAGCCGACGTGTATCGTCGCGGTGAGGGTACTCATCGCTCGCCGCCCGTGGCGTCGGCGTCGAGCAACACACCGGGGTTCATCACGCCCGCCGGGTCCAGCGAGGACTTTGCGGATTCGAGGACGCGCCGGAACGCCGCGGGCGATTCGTCCGCGTAGTGGTCGCGGTGGAGGCGTCCGACGGCGTGGTGGTGGGTGATGGTACCACCGTACTCCTCGATGACATCCGAGGCCACCTGCTTGATGTCGCGCCACTGCTCCAGTTCGCGGCCCACGTCGGCGGGCGCGAGGAGCGTGTAGTAGGGCGCGGGACCGTCGGGGTAGACGTGCGTGAACCGCGTCGAGAGGAAGCCAGCCCCACATACGTCCTCCATCTCGTCCATCACCTGCGATTGTATTTCGGCGTGGAGGGTCGGGAACTGGTCCCACGTCACCGCCGTCTCGAAGGTGTCCACGATGACGCCCATGCTGACGAGTGCGTCGAACTTGTACGGCCCCTCGAAGAAGGCGGACCGCCAGTCGCCCTCCGTTCCGTCCCGGCCCTCGTCGCCTTCGTCGGAGAGATGCGGGCCCTCTGAACTGGGCGCGTCGTCGACAGTGCCGCCGTGGGTTTCGGTTATCTCGATTGCCCGCGAGAGGGCGTCGTCGACCGGATGGTCGACGGACTCGAACCCCAACACGAGGACGTGACTGCCGTCCATCGCCACCTCGTTGAGCATCGCTTCGTTGCGGTCGAGCAGGCGACAGTTCGCTGGAGAGAGTCGCGCCTGTACGATGTCGCGCGTCGCGGCGACAGCGGCGTCGAACTCCCGGAATTTCACGCTGGCGCGGGCGCGGTACGGCGGCCGTGGCTGGACGCGCATCCACGCCTCCGTGACGACGCCGAGAGCACCCTCAGACCCCAGCACGAGCCGGTTGGGGTCCGGTCCCGCGCCGGAGGCGGGGAGGCGGCGCGTCTCGAAGGAACCCGACGGAGTGACCATCCGAACGCTCTCGACGAAGTCGTCGATGTGCGTGTACCGAGTGGCGAAGTGGCCGCCCGCCCGAGTCACAATCCACCCGCCCAGCGTCGAGAACTCGTAGG
This genomic window contains:
- a CDS encoding gluconate 2-dehydrogenase subunit 3 family protein; the encoded protein is MELSRRDALVALASAGIAVGGIATLSADRDPPAVADDGPDAEAILSTLTTVAGVVYPSAVANVDTFVESYAAERLRRRPAYREGARATVSDLDDYVAVHTDSERYADLDTATAEAILHRLGVDSAAPERAGSISGRVRYYLVNDLLFALYASPTGGELVGIENPQGHPGGRTHSRRPE
- a CDS encoding fumarylacetoacetate hydrolase family protein; translated protein: MKRVRFRDTAGNVRGGRWTVEDGEERVTAAAGPYGRISFGDETFSPAEVEILPPCEPTKIVCVGLNYADHADEQGKEIPDRPLLFLKPPNTVASHGQHVTLPAGKERLDHEAELGVVIGERCKDVSASAATDVISGYTCVNDLSNRDDQRVEQNWVRGKAFDNAAPIGPLIATPEHVPEDATIECRVNGETTQSSSRDQFIFSVPELIEEITTYMTLEPGDIVSTGTPAGVSPLSDGDEVEVEIEGIGTLRHTVEIP
- a CDS encoding adenylate kinase family protein, which produces MRVAVTGTPGTGKTTATDRVETALNVVHLSDVIDREGLVTGTDEERDTQVVDVDALREWFEGQTDVLVESHLAHELPVDRVVVLRCHPEELERRLRERDEPAATVTENAESEALDVILSAAVDRHGLEHVYEVDATDRTPDEVAAEIARVVAGEREPSAGDVSYIDYL
- the hisC gene encoding histidinol-phosphate transaminase, giving the protein MQPRDLSAHTVYRAGRGVEEVARDLDLDPDDLVKLSSNENVLGPSPKAVDAIRDHADTVHVYPKASHTDLIEGLADRWDLAPEQVWAANGGDGVLDCLSRALLHPEERVLIPNPGFAYYGMSARYHHGEVSEYTLDRADGFTQTAANVLDEYDGERIVVVTSPHNPTGSVMPLDEVEALAEATDEETLVLVDEAYGEFTDVPSAVSLVRERDDVAVLRTFSKAYGLAGMRLGYGLIPADWADAYGRVHTPFDTGELACRAGLAALADDDHLERSVEMVERAREYLYEALDAPTWESHGNFVLADVGDGSAVAEAAQREGVIVRDCGSFGLPDCIRVTCGTDEQMERAVSVLNEVTDG
- a CDS encoding GMC family oxidoreductase, whose amino-acid sequence is MTDRTPSERADACVVGSGPAGALVAHRLASDGYDVVVLEAGPRFSRDSREERMERAVRPVDGDPDVWDVGGERDAYRSTGRRFYPLNAARVKGVGGTTLHWQGMVMRYHEADFERTTPDGATWPIDYADLRPYYAEAEAALGVAGASDNPFAPPREEPYPLPPFEPSYSDSLFAEACERLGVVTHSVPNARNSEGYDGRSACVGYGTCQPVCPSGAKYDASVHVRKAENEGARVVDRAPVQRLETDGDGRVETAVYATPDGAEHRQTARQFVLACGGVETPRLLLLSQSSDHPDGLANSSGAVGRYFMDHCYAGADGRLDEETRQNHVGFITTECHQFYDDPGRATQGTDGSVPRSDADLSPIKLEFLNYAGPSPVEMALSGEEWGDDLRDTLEAAYGDHVGMGGLVGQTPRPENRVTLDTSTTDDHGNPVPDVQWSLDARTRRSIERANEIQTRVLTEMGARAVSTVGPDETGPAYHHMGTTRMGEDPEKSVVDARLRTHDVANLSIASSSVFVTSGALNPTLTIAALALKTADHVRADL
- a CDS encoding metal-dependent hydrolase, which translates into the protein MELTWHGHSTWYVTVGDTDLLIDPFFDNPHTSLDPSDVDAPDYVLLTHGHADHIAHAGEFTDATIVGTPELTGFIEDEHGADDTIGMNLGGTIECGDAYVTMHQAQHTNGINTGYEHDAGVPAGYVISDTKPTQVSDEDSTAFYHAGDTSLMTEMRDVIGPYLEPDAVAVPCGDHFTMGPMQAAIAVDWVDADHAFPMHYDTFPPIEIDVQDFVNEVAGTGSDADVHVLDGDESVDLGEL
- a CDS encoding DUF5799 family protein — translated: MTDRWTDRIVGDRMTVDQEFAERVTQSRFDNQQWGLVMTAVEFEIEHPDDPDRATLVADTSDLPSVLPELENLGQGPAGIAGGPGGGRNDNGGIVDTLTNALGLGGDGGDSVDEEKLDAAEQLVGEYADTLQTHLEERGKWADVRAAAADQ
- a CDS encoding transporter, with translation MASVDITIGYVVHMLFAAVWTGGVLFVTYGVLPIARSGDIDNEPFAHIVSRFLTLSRVSALVLFLTGGHLAGNLYTVESLTGSTRGYLVIAMLVIWFLLAGVIEVGTSKISDGLAERKLREPARKGRPFFLAASGLALLLLVDAGLLLSGV